In the Sphingobium sp. Z007 genome, CGCTGATGGTCGCCATCGCCACGCATCGCCTGCTCGACCGCGAAGTCATGGAGGCGCTGATGCCCGGCTCCACCAGCGCGCAGGGCGTGGAGGAGGCGCATCCCCGCCAGCATGAACCCGTCTCGATCCGCGGCCTGACGCCCGGCATCGCCTATCATCTGGGCGACTGCTGCCACCCCGTGCCGGGCGACCGCATCGTCGGCGTGCGCCGCACCGGCGAACCGATCGAGGTCCACACCATCGACTGCCGTTCGCTGGAGGTGGAGCAGGACGACGACTGGATCGACCTGGCCTGGGACGGCAAGTCGAAGGGCGGCACCGCCCGCCTCTCCGTCATCGTCAAGAACCAGCCCGGCGCCCTCGCCGCCGTCGCCAACCTGTTCGGCGCGACCAAGGCGAACATCCTCAACCTGCAACTGGTCAACCGCGAAGGCCCGTTCCACACCGACGTCATCGACCTGGAAGTGGCCGACGCGCAGCATTTGAATAGGATATTGTCGGCGCTAAGGGCGATCGACGTCGTGGTGCAGGCGGATCGGGTTTAGGGGGGATTTTATACCGACTGTGCATTTGACAAGCCCGTAAGTCAGTAGAAGGCTTACTGCCGTTAGGCGACCTCGTAATTATGCTATCTGGAGAATCAAAGAGTGGTGGGTGGAATTGCGCAGGATGATGCGAGAGAAAACAGGCTGATTGACCTGTTCAATCTTCATCAAGCAGCCGATCGAGTTAGGCACGGCACCGATGCGATTCTCAAGCTCGACAACGTCGAATACGAATTCGAGCTAAAATCAGCGACGACAAACAAGGGTGGCATCAGTACGGTTAGAGACTTGGGACCTGGACATATTGCGAAGTGGCGCGGTAAACACTGGATCATGGCCTTTTTCGAAGGCTCTAAGCTGCTGTATTGCCGTTATGGATCGCCAGATGCAATGCGGCCCTGGATTACAGAGAAGTGGGATTACATTAAGGCGGATTTCGAAATGGCGAAATACGTTCCGGCCCATATCACGCTTGATACTATGTTCGAAATCGTGGGAAAGAAAGAAGTCTATACAAAGGCAGATGCCCGGAAAATTCACAAAAATCAGATGTCTGCGGCTCAATATGAAACCGCACAAGATACAGTGGAAGGGTATAGCCCGGCACGGATGCTTGATATTTTCAAAGACCGCGCCCGGTACGTGATTGAACGTGGCTCAACGCTAAACAACCCTCACATTCCAAGCAAATATTTCGAATCTTGGCCGGAGATCAGAACCAATCATGCAGCCAAATTGCGTGAATTGGTCAGCACGTGGCGGGATGCAAAGCCCTAGAAATTGAATTTGCCAGATTATAAGCCATCGGCGGTGCTACCGAATTGCCTATCAATCCGAGCGCAAAATATACGGGCCGTTCGACCGGCCAATCACCTGGGAACCCTTGGAGGACGAGACAATCCTGCAAGGAGAGTCGGAAGTGACCGTTCTTTGCCACATATGCACTGGCTGCCGCGCGATCAGCCGCGACTCCATTTGGCCAGACCCCAAGCCTGTTCCACTGCTTCAAGGCAGATACCGAACTGAGGACGCTGGTCGTGTGACGTGGCCCTGTCAGGCCGCTACGCAGGGTGGGCGACAGTGCGTCGAAACCAATATCCGGTAGCCCAAGCGCTTCTCTGACGCCCATCGTCGCAGGAAGATTATGCGGAAAGCCGGTAGAGCGATAATGCCGGTGAGTCGGCGTAGGAATATCGAACTGAGCTGCCTCACCCTGATCTGCAAAGCCAACAAAAAGCACGCGCCTACGGGCCTGCGGCACGCCAAAGTCAGCGGCGTTCAAAATAAACTGACGAATTACGTATTGACGCTTGAGCGGCTCTATAATCGTGCTCTCGATGTAATTTTTGAATTTCTTTGTCGCGAGTCCGCTGACGTTTTCGCAAACAAAGGCACGTGGACGGATAGCTAACACCGCACGGACAAATTCAGGGATCATGTCTCGAACATCCGAGGCTCCATTTTGGCGTCCCGCGTTACTGAAAGGCTGGCATGGAGGTCCACCGTGGAGCACGTCAATCTTGCCCCGATATTTGGACCAATCAACGCCACGTACGTCGCCGCTATCGCCACCATATACGGCCCATTCGGGATGAGCTGCGCTTAGAACCGACGCCGCGCCCTCCATGATTTCATAACTGGCGACATGATTGAAACCTGCACGATCAAAGCCGATATCCATACCTCCACCACCACTGAACAGCGACAATGCGGAAAGGCCGTTGCCGACAAGCTGCGGCATCAGATCAAGTGGATTCAGGCGCGGATTATAGACGGGATGCTTGCACTCACTACAATCGCCAGAAGCGGCACGACGCTTCGCCTGTTGCGATGCAATCGTCGTCGCGCGAAAAGTAGCGCGCTCCTGCTCCGTGAGTTCCCAACCCTGATACCAAGGCGCGTCCGTCCCACGTGCCGCAAGTTGCTTATACATCGCTGCAACTCCCATACGCGCGTCAAATGACGCGGCCTTGCGACGCGAAATCCTCCATCCAAGCTACGAGTGTCAACCGATAATCTCCACTTTTTCCCCACAACTCACCCGGCTCGCGTTTGGCCAGCTTACACCGCTGCTCATCAATGCAGCCTCGTCCTTCGTTTTCTGCGATTTCTCGGACGGCACACTGTATTTCTGAAACCTTTGACGCAAACCAAGCGGCCAGCGCCTCCCCCCCCCACCTTACCCTTCCAAAGTAGGATTTCCTCTGGTTTATCCTTACAGATGAACCACCCCGCCGCCTTCCGCCGCACCCCGTGCCACCCCTCTCTTGGCCCGCACCGACGCGCATTTCTTTCGCGTCGCTATGACCTTCCGCTGTTGAAAGAGGCGCGTCGGAGGCGCTTCGCGAGCGCTTCGGGGAGGCGCGCGAGACACGTCATTTCCTATTTTCCCACATTTTGCGTCGCCACACCCCGACAACGGTGTGAACTTCGGCCCCAACGCGCCACCATGACACACAACCCCCACCCCGCACCCCGCCCAACCCAAGTTTCCGCGTGACATCGCCGCCCCGACTCTGTAAGGGCGCTCCCAGCGAACCCTTCGGGGTTCACCGTCCGAGACAGTTGGTGAGGGGAATATGCCCCTCTTAATCTCCAGCCTAGACGGGGAAAAGTTCTCAACCGAACGGGTTAATCGCCCGATTCGGGTCTGCCTGTTCCTTCGATGGATGCGGGCCAGTCGATCTCTCCCCTCGGACTTAGTGCCCCATGCCTTCGGCGTGGGTTTAGTCGTTCGCCCGTGCAAGCGGTCGGACATGAAGTGGAGTAATGGCATGGATCGTAATCAGAAAGCTGAGGTCGTTTCCGCGCTGAACGCAGAGCTGGCAGAAGTTGGCGTGGTCGTCGTGACCCGCAACCTCGGCATGACCGTCGCACAATCGACTGTCCTGCGCCAGAAGATGCGCGACGCAGGCGCGACCTACAAGGTTACGAAGAACCGCCTCGCCCGTATCGCCCTTGATGGCACGGCCTATGGCCCGCTCAGCGACCTGCTGACCGGTCCTGTTGGCCTCGCCACCTCGGTCGACCCGGTCGCAGCCGCCAAGGTTGCGGTCGAATTCGCGAAGACCAACGACAAGCTTGAGATCGTTGGCGGCGCGATGGGGCAAATGCTGCTCGATGCGGAGGGCGTCAAGGCCCTGGCATCGATGCCGTCTCTGGATGAACTGCGTGCAAAGCTGGTCGGCCTTATCGTCGCGCCTGCTACCAAGCTCGCAACCGTCACCCAGGCACCGGCAGCGCAGCTGGCGCGCGTCTTCAACGCCTATGCGGAGAAGGAAGCGGCCTAAGCCGTCCTTCACCCGGATCAACTTTGACCCTCATCTGACGGGGCGCTTGGCCCCAATCAAGGAATTAGAAAAATGGCAGACATCAACGCTCTGGTCGAACAGCTTTCGGCCCTCACCGTTCTCGAAGCTTCCGAGCTGTCGAAGGCTCTGGAAGAAAAGTGGGGCGTTAGCGCCGCTGCTGCCGTCGCCGTTGCCGGCCCGGCTGCTGCCGCTGCCCCGGCTGCCGAAGAGCAGACCGAATTCGACGTCATCCTGACCGGCGACGGTGGCAAGAAGATCAACGTCATCAAGGAAGTCCGCGCCATCACCGGCCTGGGTCTGACCGAAGCCAAGTCGCTGGTCGAATCCGCGCCGAAGGCCGTCAAGGAAGGCGTGAACAAGGAAGAAGCCGAGAAGGTCAAGAAGCAGCTTGAAGAAGCCGGCGCGACCGTCGAGCTGAAGTAATCGGGAACGCCCCGCGGTCACAAGCTGCGGGGCAACCGATCCGGCTGCGGCCGGACGAAAAAGGGCGACACCTCGCGGTGCCGCCCTTTTCATATGTGGGGGGCGTAGCTCCCGCGATCAGTAATTCCACTGCACCTGGGTACGGATCAGGTCGCCTTCGGCCCGACCGGTGCGCCGCTCGTCGGCTTCGGCCCGCTTCATCCGGGCATAGGCGACGGTGACTTCGAACGCCTTCCACGGCTGCCATTCGACGCCCAGTTCGAACTCGTCGGTTTCCAGCCGCGGCGCGCTCGTGCTGGCCTTCCACCCGCCGCGATAATGTTGCCACCGGCCATAGGGCATCAGCGCACCGACCGAGTCCGTGGGCAAACGATACATCATCTGGACATAGCCGCCATTGAGCTTCTTGGTCTGGATTGACAGGCTGTCGCGGTCATATTCCGGTCCCTTGCCCCAATTCCATTCGGCCTGAATACCAAAAGGCTGCGGATAGAGCATGGCGTGGAGACCGACGCGGTTATCGTCATAGGCGATTTCGCTGACCGCGCCGCTGCGCAGTTCGGGCTGCACCTTGTTGAGCATCGCCGACCCGCCGATTTCGACCACCTGTCCTGCAAAGGCGCCGCCCAGCCCGTCCAGCTCGAACGGCCAGGTGGCGAAAGCGACCTTCATCAGCCCGCGATTCTGCTCGGTCCGATTGGTGCCCTGCCCGTTGAACACGCCGACGCCAAAGGCGCCATAATTGCCGAACAGCTTTTGCCCGTCATGCCCCAGCCGGTCCCAGATCTTCTCTACCGATGGCGGCGTATAATAGCCGACCACGCCCAGATCGCGCTCGCTGGGCACCGCGCTGTTGATTGCGTCGCTGCGGTCCAGCGTCAGCCGGTTGGACGATGATTGCATATTCTCCCAGCCATAGGGCACTTTGGACTGGCCAAAGCGCAGGCGCAGGCTCTTGTCCTTGTCCAGGAACACATCGGCATAGGCGTCGCGCAACTGGGCGAAGCCTTCGCGCCGTTCGCTGCCCGCCTGATTGTTCACCGCGGTCGCAAAGTCGGACTGGAGGTAGAGCGAGACGCGATCGGACACATCGCCCTGCAGCACCAGCCGCACACGGCGCAGCGAGAAGCCGCCGCGATCAGAAATCGCGCTGTCATGGACCGATCGCAGGCGCGATACGCCCGCCGGGGCCGTATCGTCGCCGGACAGGAAGCCATTATAGCGCATCTGGGTATAGCCACGCAGCGACAGCTTCTCATACCAGGCCTTGGCCTTTGGCGCGGCTGTGGAGGCCGGGATCGCCGATGGCGGCGCGGTCGCGGCGGCCAGCGCGACCGGCGTGGAGGCGGACGCCGGGGTCGATGCCGGGGCCACAGCAACCGGCTGCGCGCCTTTACCCGCGGACAGTGCAGCGGTCAGCGCCTCCACCTGGGCTTTGAGCGCGTCAATCTGGCGCTGCAAATCGACGTTGCTTTGCGCCTGCGCGCCCTGCGGCATCGATGTCATCAGCAGCGCCAGCGCGGTGCCGGTCGCCAGTCGCAATCGGAGCGTCATGCCTGTTCCTTCCTTGTTCCGCCACGCCCGTATGAATTTTCAGTTACATATTGGCGTCTATTACATGTCGTTTTTGTGACATCGGCTTTTGATCCGATCCCTGGTTGGCGACACGGGCTGGCCGGGCTAAGCCCTTCGTTACCATGTTCGCCATTCCATTCTTCTCGCACGCAGGTCGTTGCGCAGCCCTGATCACGGCTGCGGGTCTGGCCCTGTTGACGGGCGGCTGTTCCGATGAGGGCCGCGATCCCGTCGTGGTGAGCGTAATCGGCGATCGCGACGATTTTGCGAAACCGCTCGCGCATTTGCCCGACCCTGGCGCCAAGCTGATCCTGGAGGCGACGGCGCAGGGGCTGGTCGCGTTCGACGCGGGCGGCGAGATACTGCCGGCGCTGGCGCAGCGCTGGATCGTCGAGGATGACGGGCGCAGCTATATCTTCCGCCTGCGTCGCGCCTTCTGGGCCAATGGCGTGCGGGTCACAGCGCCCGATGTCGCCCGGATGCTGATGGCGCGAATCGAATCGCTGCGACGTTTCGATCCCGACGGACCATTGGACGCCGTGCAGGCGGTGGTGCC is a window encoding:
- the rplJ gene encoding 50S ribosomal protein L10, with the protein product MDRNQKAEVVSALNAELAEVGVVVVTRNLGMTVAQSTVLRQKMRDAGATYKVTKNRLARIALDGTAYGPLSDLLTGPVGLATSVDPVAAAKVAVEFAKTNDKLEIVGGAMGQMLLDAEGVKALASMPSLDELRAKLVGLIVAPATKLATVTQAPAAQLARVFNAYAEKEAA
- a CDS encoding DNA cytosine methyltransferase, with protein sequence MYKQLAARGTDAPWYQGWELTEQERATFRATTIASQQAKRRAASGDCSECKHPVYNPRLNPLDLMPQLVGNGLSALSLFSGGGGMDIGFDRAGFNHVASYEIMEGAASVLSAAHPEWAVYGGDSGDVRGVDWSKYRGKIDVLHGGPPCQPFSNAGRQNGASDVRDMIPEFVRAVLAIRPRAFVCENVSGLATKKFKNYIESTIIEPLKRQYVIRQFILNAADFGVPQARRRVLFVGFADQGEAAQFDIPTPTHRHYRSTGFPHNLPATMGVREALGLPDIGFDALSPTLRSGLTGPRHTTSVLSSVSALKQWNRLGVWPNGVAADRAAASAYVAKNGHFRLSLQDCLVLQGFPGDWPVERPVYFALGLIGNSVAPPMAYNLANSISRALHPATC
- the rplL gene encoding 50S ribosomal protein L7/L12, which translates into the protein MADINALVEQLSALTVLEASELSKALEEKWGVSAAAAVAVAGPAAAAAPAAEEQTEFDVILTGDGGKKINVIKEVRAITGLGLTEAKSLVESAPKAVKEGVNKEEAEKVKKQLEEAGATVELK
- a CDS encoding porin, with the protein product MTLRLRLATGTALALLMTSMPQGAQAQSNVDLQRQIDALKAQVEALTAALSAGKGAQPVAVAPASTPASASTPVALAAATAPPSAIPASTAAPKAKAWYEKLSLRGYTQMRYNGFLSGDDTAPAGVSRLRSVHDSAISDRGGFSLRRVRLVLQGDVSDRVSLYLQSDFATAVNNQAGSERREGFAQLRDAYADVFLDKDKSLRLRFGQSKVPYGWENMQSSSNRLTLDRSDAINSAVPSERDLGVVGYYTPPSVEKIWDRLGHDGQKLFGNYGAFGVGVFNGQGTNRTEQNRGLMKVAFATWPFELDGLGGAFAGQVVEIGGSAMLNKVQPELRSGAVSEIAYDDNRVGLHAMLYPQPFGIQAEWNWGKGPEYDRDSLSIQTKKLNGGYVQMMYRLPTDSVGALMPYGRWQHYRGGWKASTSAPRLETDEFELGVEWQPWKAFEVTVAYARMKRAEADERRTGRAEGDLIRTQVQWNY